CAGAGGTGAAGAGCAAAGCAGCAGTGACAAGGGAGCAGAGCAGAACAGTGCATTCAAAGATGACAAAACTGCAGAACAAAATAGCCTTCACAGCTGTGGCAAAATTGCAGAACACAGCGACCTGTGCAGCGCTGGTAAAATTGCAGATCGAAGCAGCTCAAAAAGCAGTGGCAAAACCACACAGCAGAGTAGCCCATGCATAAGAGCTGAAGTTATAGTAGAGCAAAGAGGCAGTTGCAAAGTTATAGAGCAAAGCAGCCCACAGACCAGTGGCAGAGTCTTGGAGCGAAAGAGCCTGCAAAGCACTGGTAAAGTTGCAGAGCAAAGCAGCCTTCACAACAGTGGCAGCGTCTCAGAGAAAATCAACAATGACAAAGACAGAGATACTTCTGGGAAAGATTTTCTTAGTAGTACTCAATCCATGATTGTTGATCTGAAGATGGATGTAGAGGTTACTGAATTAAAAAGCATACAAGCTACTGAAACAACCTGTCTATTCTGCATACAAACTGAAGGGTGTGGTCACTTAGAGTGCAACAACACCTCATTGCAAACAGCTTTTTACAATGGAGAGAGTTGTACAGGCAAAGAAGAGGCAGAAAAGAAGAGCAAGACATCTGAAGGCACCAGAGCAGAATTGGACCCAAATGCTTCAACTCCCTTGATTGATAATGGTTTTATATGTGAGAACAATCAAGAAGATTACATCACtttggagtgggggaaggaaaatggaagTGAGAAGGTGAGGCCTGGTAGGAAGCAGTCCCCATTTGGTATCTGTGACTCAAGACCTAATCCATTAGAAGTGAAACAGTCAAATACAGAGATTGTCACACAGGCAGCAACTCAAATTCCAGAGGCAGGAATAAAGTCTTCTCCCCTTTTGTTTGGCCTCTCGTTGAATGTAAAAAACAATGAAGAAATGGTCATTTgtgagaaaaataaaatggacCCTGTTCCCATGGAAAATTATCTTTCCCCTACAGATGTTCTTGAGCAACTGGAAAGAGAAAAGGTGATAATCAATCATAAAAGAGAAACTGATGCTAATTCAGGTGTCTGGAAGTCTCTTTCTGCAGCAGATACAGGTTTGCCTAGTGGTGCACTGAGGGATCTTTCCCCAGTGGACCAAACCTCCTCACCTTGGGAAGATGCACTTTCTCTAGATCTAGAATTCTTGCCTGACAACCCGTTACAGACTGTCCTTGAAGATAACAGAGTTGAATTTCCACTAAAGCAGGTAAGCTCATTGTCAAGTTACAATAATGTTGAACATAAATACGCATTTTGGACTGAATTGGGCCCACCTAGCATACAAAGGAAAACTACATTCAAAATACACCTGGCCAAACACGGAGTTTTATATATAGATGCAAAATTTCTAGGCCCTTTTATGATCAGTTTACAGTGTACATTATGAGATTTTATTAGGTCTACctcaggccccagttcagcaaaacacttaagcaagtgcttaactttgagcatgtGAATAATTCCATTGGAAATCAGAGGGGCTCTTCCTGTGTTTTGTGACGATTTGGAGAATCTATTTACATCTTACAAATTCTGGTTGATTTAATCAAATTGCTGTGTAATTGAATGCCCAGGGAAGTCCGGTTGACCAAGTTTGTCTGCAGGGAAGGGGACAAGGGGTTTGAACAGTGgaacaaggaaacaaagaaacCAGGTGTTAATACTAGGAGGTAAAAACTCAGAGAGCCAGAAAGGAAGCTTCAGTAGGAGAGAAGAATGAAGGCTCATGCCTTCATACAGGTCCTTTCTGACTGAAGGACCAGCTGAGGAAGAAGGAAACTAGCTGCAGGAGAGAGATTCTGTGATTTAGAGGCAAAGTCGTGCAGGATGGGGACACCCTACAGGACTCTGACCGTATCCCAAAGAACACtcatgagaaaactgaggcaaggaaTGGTGTGTAGGTGTTTTGTTATATGTATATCTGTTTAAATTGTGTTAGAAATCTTTGCAAAATCTGTCCAGTGTATGCTTCAACTATCGCATGTCCCTGAAAATGAGGGTGCCCACAGGGCTGTAACTCTGGGAAGGTTGTGTGTAAGCTATTGAGGAGTCTGGGGCGCTGGCACTAGTCACAGAGCCCGAGCAGTTATACCATGGGTCTCAAGTCTCAGAATAGAGGATCTACACCTGAGAAAATGCCTAGAAACCCAAAGCCAGAGGCAGTGCCTGGACTCTGCTCAGACTTAGGAAGCTTAAAAGCATGAGTCCAACATGgtgccagaaataggattttcgagTTGCGGAAATGTTTGTGTAATATAGGGGTATACGTgtccgacttatgcaaaattcgagttacgcaAGGCTTTCTGGAACTGAATGATTGTGTAAGTCGGGAGCGTctatattctattctatataggtttttataccatgctcatcaccataatatATGAGCACTGTCCAGTAGTACATTAAGCAACTTCTCTTGGTGTGTCAAATTAAATAGTTATACAGAGCATTTCTCTAAGTTTGTATTAACTTCCTCCCTCTCAGCCATTTTCTGTGGATAGTAATTGCAGTCCTTCCATCCCTGAAAGTGATCTGTATCCTGAAAGAGAACGACATCCAAAGACACCAGTCCCAATCATTAATATATCTTACTCAAACAAGCTGCAACCCAGGTAGGGAGACTTCCTACTGAGCAGTGTGAAACCTTATTTTCAATATGTTCCTTCCATTCATATTTTTGTGCTCTGGAGTAAGCAATATTGCATTTCACTAGTCCAGGACTGTACATATTAATCCTGACTACTGAAAATAGTATAATTATTTCAATTGATTTCTTTGGTACTAGGAAcatttctggcaagaaggaataACAAGATTCAATTGTATTTCAAGCTATCATGGAAAGAATGAAAAGTGTGAGCTGACAGTAGTGGTGATTTTAGAGCTATACAGACATGCTCTATCATTGCCACTCTATATGATAAGTATCCATGTATAAATTTATGGGTACTAGCCTTCCAtattggggggaggaggtgtgagATGGCATTGTGGATTCACATTTAGAGGTGTACTCTACACATGGATTAGAGTTGTGCACAATCTGGAATTGGGAAATTACATTTTGTCTACCTAAAACTTCCCTTGCAATTTTAAATGGATCTAATAttctttacttcctgtcctaaactattGCATAATATTGCTGAGGACTTCTCACTGCTTTGTTCCATACTTTTCTGGAGTGGGTGGACAAAGTCATTACTATAGTTCACAATCCTTTCAGATGAGTAATGTGTAGCAATATGAGATACTAGTTTCTGGCCAAATACCAAATATAGAGAACTTCTCATTATATAGGTAATACAGCTTTCTTCCTAGACCCTCATTCTGATTTTTCTCAAAACAagaacatctttttttaaacttatctGGAGCttgaaaaaatggaaactagatatAGATTGTAGAAAAGTTACGTTGACCCAGCTATGTTGCTCACAGGTGTgaaaatccacattcctgagcgacgtagttacgccaacctaacccctagtgtagatagacttggctgatggaagaattcttctgtccacctagTTGCTACCTCTCAAGGATTAACTACAGCAAgaaccccttctgtcactgtagtgagtgtctacactgaagtgctacaacaGTGCAACTGCAGCAGGTAGCCAAAATATATAATGAGCCTGATTTTTGTTTACACTAAGGTCCTTTTACCCCTTCGGCAGTGTACAGAAGCTTAAAGTTGCATTTAGTCATATACTGTATAGGggccttagtataaatgagaatcaggcctaacGTTTTAGCTGAATGGGTATTGATGAGTTGGTGTTTAGGATTGTTTTGgttcttctctccttccttttttcaTCAGGGTTGAGATGATGGAGGGAGGTTGTGATCCCACGAAAGAGGAAGATGCAACAGATGTTGTTTGTGGTCTGATTATTGAGCTCTCTAATCTCAAGTAAGAACATACTTCGGTATCAGGGATGGTACATGTAGAACTCTTCACCGCATGTGATTCTCTTGATTATTGACTGAAGGATAGGAGGATTGGTTTACTGTGCTTTATAATATAGACAGCTTCAGAGATTGTCTGTTTTAATGTCAAATGTCCAGGTCTTTGTATGCCCTGTAAGAGGTTGAATCCGCACATGACATGTGCACAGTTAGGTGGGCATAAGGGCaagtaaagtaaagtaaagtaGGGAGCACAGTAGAGGGACTCCTGCACTACTGACAGAACTACTGTGGGGCTATTGTATCACTCCTGTGTACCAGCAGGTTAAAACAACTGCTTACTGTGAAAGACTTTGCTTAAGATTACTTATGCCACAAACTTCCATTCACACTTGTGCAGGAGGTAACAGCCTTACTGCACACTCTGCTGCAAACCACACAAGGATTTGAAGGGTCAAAGTTTATGGCATTGTCTTTGCTaggaaaaaaaagatactttTTCAAAATCCTAGTGTACATACAGCAAATTGTAAttacctaagaacataagaatggctatactgggtcaggccaatggtcttcagacagtggccaataccaagtatttcagagggaatgaacagaacagaattatcaggcaATCCATCCCCTctcagccattcccagcttctgacaaacagaggctagggactattcagagcatggttttgcatccctgcccattctggctgatagccattgatggacctatcctccatgaacttatctagttcttttttttaaccctgttatactcttggccttcataacatcctgtggcaaagagttctacaagttgactatgcattgtgtgaagaaatacttccttatgtttgttttaaacctactgcctattaatttcattgggtgactcctagttcttgtgttatgagtaaataacacttccttatttactttctccacaccagtcatgattttgtagacctctatcatatcccccttagtcatctctcttccaagctcAGAAGTCCTAGttgtcttaatctctcctcacggAAGTTGTCCATACTCCTAAGGGGATGTTtcccttttctgcaccttttccaattgcaATGTATTTTTTGATATGGGGCAATCAGATCTGcacccagtattcaagatgtgggataccatagatttatatagcgacaatatgatattttctgtcttatcatctgTGCCTTTCCTAATTATTGCCagcattctattagctttttttactgctgctgcacatggagttatcgtggatagttctctgaaaacatccgctcaaagATCTTTCTTTTTAACATGGGTTAGCTGATCAAAGTAAATCCTAATCTCTACTAGTTAGTTTTTTTAGTGTAGACTTTAGTCTACAGTCAGCTGCTAGCAGATAACATGTTAAACTACTTTTCCTGTCTTCATGATTTAAAACCTCCCACTCCTTTTATCATAGTGAAGATAGGCctgagaggggaagggatttCATTTATTTAAGCTCCCTATTCAGGAATTTGAATTAAATAaatgcaagtaaacaaaccataaAATCTgaagagtttttttatttttaggccCCTATTCATCTTTAACCAAATGAGCAAGCCCTTCCTCatgtacatgcttaagtgctatGCTGAATGGGGCCTAATGCTTTAAGATGTTTTGCTTATTTGTACCCATTTAGGAGAAAAATCTCTTTCCCAAACCCATTTTTTCACTTAAAGGTGATCTGCAAGGGAAAGAAAAGCATTGTGTAAATTATAGAGCTTTCAGATTAATGAAGGAAAAATTAGTGATctttgagtgggttttttttaaaagatatttggaCTCTCATTCCTGCAGCTGTGAGGAGAGTTTATTGCTAATATGAAACACATCTTGTTTTCATTCTTTCTAGTCGACTGATAATGAACACGCACAGGGATCTGGAGTCTTTAAAGAGATTGAAGTACAGAAAAAGCAGACAATCCAGGAGGTTTATTGCTCATGCCCTGAAGGGAGCGACAAATACTCTGTACTAAGTAAAAAATGGAAGGCGCTCTAGGACTGTGCATCAAATCAGAGCTACATAGCAGCATTGCTGGGTTTAATAGTCAGAGGTTTTGTTCTGGTGTTGCTTTTACTCTCCTACATTTGGCATTTTGAACCTTATTCTTATTTACACTCAGGGCCCTTGACACCACTCTAGCCATGGTAAGGCTCCTTTTCACTGGCAGAATGTAGTAAATGAGGCTGAATTATAAATGAGACTAAGGCCCAGTGTCTTAGAACCAAATGCTTGCTGGCTACTGGCTGATTGCAGTACAGGAATATTCACTCATCTCCTGCCTCCCCAAAAGGCACGTATACAGATTTCAAAAAACAGTTGTATGCTCAAATTCTGGTTGTAAACCCTTGGTCTTTCCCTTCCAACCTTGTCCAGACTAGAGGTTAAAGGTGAAATGTTGAGCCATTCTAGCTACCATGTTTGaaaaagtctagtgtagacaaggcagcaTATACATGCTAAACTGTTCAAGGTAAACCCTAATCTCCCCACTGAAGACTTCACCTCAGTCAGTTTAGCATGTGTTTGAAATCCCAGACTTTGGAAAATACCTTTCATCCACTTCTGTTATGGAGCTCTTGCAGAGCAGGCTTTCTTCATGTTTTCAGGGAAAACCAGAACTGAGGTGCTCTTTTCAGTCCTATGACCCAGCAACAGCCTGGATTTGTGCAGTATTATTCTGATATAAATTATGCAGAAAACATTGGCCCTTGAataaaaagtgaaactgttttccAGCTGTTTTTAATCTATATGGGATGGCAAACCTGAATGTTgatatttatttcttttctttcctcttttcattGTGTGCAATAAACAAAACAATACTAGTTGAACACAATCTTCATAATCCATGGATGAGTCTTCAAACATTTCAGTACTTCGTTATCTCTATAATATCATGcaccttttttaaacaaaacattaatacagttttttttaaactagtgaaACAATTTTGAATAGAATGACAACCAAAAACTGGCAAAAAGAAATAAACTTTCAGAAATAACTGGCAAATATATGTATAACATATAAAAcaattttcaaagaaaataaagGCAGGAAGACTTGAGACTGAGGGAAAATCATTAGACACTCACCCACTTAACATTAGCTGGTAAATTAACCTTGTTACATAATGCCCCCTCAAACTCAA
The sequence above is a segment of the Gopherus evgoodei ecotype Sinaloan lineage unplaced genomic scaffold, rGopEvg1_v1.p scaffold_40_arrow_ctg1, whole genome shotgun sequence genome. Coding sequences within it:
- the CUNH19orf57 gene encoding uncharacterized protein C19orf57 homolog, with amino-acid sequence MVICEKNKMDPVPMENYLSPTDVLEQLEREKVIINHKRETDANSGVWKSLSAADTGLPSGALRDLSPVDQTSSPWEDALSLDLEFLPDNPLQTVLEDNRVEFPLKQPFSVDSNCSPSIPESDLYPERERHPKTPVPIINISYSNKLQPRVEMMEGGCDPTKEEDATDVVCGLIIELSNLNRLIMNTHRDLESLKRLKYRKSRQSRRFIAHALKGATNTLY